A region of the Muricauda sp. MAR_2010_75 genome:
CTTCCACCGGGATACATCTTATTTTTTATAAAGTGGAGCATCACAAAGAAAGTATGCGATGGGAAGAAGCTGTTCGTGTGGCTCTTTGTTTCGGCTGGATAGATAGTACGGTAAAAAGCTTGGGCAATGGCAAACGACGACAATATTTTTGCCCCAGAAAATCTAAAAGTGTTTGGAGCAAGGTCAATAAAGACCACATCAAAGATTTGAAATCCAATGGATTAATGCATAAAAGCGGCCTAGAGGCCATAAATGTCGCCAAAAAGAACGGTTCATGGGAGGCTTTGGACGATGTGGAAAACGGAGTTGTCCCAAAAGAGCTTCAAAAAGCATTGAAAGCGGATAAAAACGCTTTTGAGAATTTTGAGAATTTCACCCATAGTCAACGAAAAAGCTATCTCTATTGGCTCAATCAGGCCAAACGGGAAGAAACCCGACAAAAACGAATTCACGAAATCGTGACCTTAGCGTCCAAAAACATAAAATACCGAAACCAAAGATAAGAAACTCCTTAACAAAGTAAAGTTCCCTGCTTTCCTTGTCATCCTGACTGCATGTCAAAATAAAGAAACCATTCCCATTACCTTGGGTTCACTCCAAGCATTGAATGTTGATTTTGTAAAATAAAACGACAGTCGATTTTCAGGAGATTTTCATTTGTAGACCATTAAAGAAATCGAACAGATGTAATCCTTGCTTTATAAAAAAGGCCCCCGCTAAAAGTGGAGACCTTTTTTATAGTGCTTATTTGTTGTTTAACTAAAAGTTGAACAACAGTTGTGTCACGGTAAAAATACTTGGCTTTTCTCCATCCGCCTTATAGGTTAGATACAGCGCTTCTTGAACACCTGCAGTTTTTTCTATCGGTATGGAAATAGCGCCACTCTGACCAGAAAGGTCGCTCGGTTCCAATTTTCCAGTTCCCAACACTTTCCCATCGGGAGCTCCTAAACGAAGTTCCAAAGTGTACGGTATATTAGGGGGGGTTCGCCAACCAATAATTGCTGTTACATTGCTCACCTGAGATAAATCCACATCCTCCATTTTCAACCATCCGCTGGCCGAATTCAATAATTGCATGTTTCTTCCACCAAAAGATAGGGCTTGCATTCCTTCCGTTGGTGTACCTTCTGGAAAAGTCATGGTATTGCTTGCCAAAACAACGGTTTTTGAACCGGTCAAGGGCAAAGCCACTTCGGTTCCTTGGTCCGTATAACTTGCGGTCAATAGGAATACTTCTCCATTCTCCTTGGCTTCCGGTCTAACCGTTCCCACTAATGGAAGCGATGGTTTTTTATTCCCACCTCCGGTCAACGACTGAATGTATTGTGCAATCTGTCTGGCCTCCAATTGGGTCACATTGGGATGGGCAGGCATTACAACCTCTCCCCAAACACCTGAACCGCCTCCAATGATTTTTGCCATTAAGTAATTGGTGGCACCACGTTGTGACTTATATTTTTCGGAAACCTCTAGGTAATTTGGCCCAATGGATGCTTCTTTTTCCTTGTGGCAGGATTTGCAATCCAAACCTTGTGTCAATGCTTTCCCCATCACGGCACCTGATACTTGTTGATGCCCCAAATTCATATTCACTTCATCCATTCCAGAACGGTATTCAACCGAAACATAGACGTTGTCCTCAACTACTTCACCATCGGCATCTGAAACCGAAACGGTATAGTTTATGGGTTGTCCTGGCACATAAAATGATGTATTAGCTTGTTCCAAGTCTATAGTTACAACCGGGCGTTCGTTACCTGCAACGATGGTTTGATCTATACTCGAAACTTCTTCACCTTGAGAATCCTTAGCTGTAACATTCAATTTGTACGAACCTGCCACGCTATAGGTATGGGTCAATGTGGGTTCTGTGGTTTCTTGCGTTGTTCCATCGCCCAAATCCCAAATATAGCTCATAGCATCACCTTCCCGATCGTGAGCCTCAACAGTTGCCGTAACCGAAAGGGGAATGGACCCAGAGTCGGTGTTCACAACAAAACTATCAATGACTGGCGGACGGTTTCCACCATTAAATTCAATGTAACCCAATCCACTATCTGGGTTGGCAGAGAACCAACCGCTACCATATTCCAATAGATAGACCCGTCCATCTGGGCCCATTTCCATATCAATCAAATTGCTCAGCTCAATCTCCGAAGCAAAAGGTTCCATTTTGTTTATGGAGCCATCTTCAAAAAGATGTACGGCTTTCATCCAATTCCGCATCCAATCATAGATGATTACTTTTCCATCGTAATAGGCTGGTAACCCACCACCATTGGGGTACAAATCAGACCAATATGTAGGGCCTGCCATTGCATTTCTACCTCCAGAACCAAATTCTGGAAACTCCTGGGTATCGCCATAGTGATAGTACGCATACGCAGGCTGGGCGGGTGGTAATTCCCTTAATCCCGTGTTGTTCTTGGAATCGTTTATGGGTTTTTCTGGATTAAAAACCCTGCCAGACTCACCCGTTGCATAGTCATATTTTTTGTAGGCAAAGTTGTTTCCGATGAACATGGGCCATCCATAATTTCCGGGTTCACGAGCCTGGTTCATTTCATCATATCCGCGAGGACCCCGGGTTTTAAGACTGTCGGCTCGAGCATCTGGCCCAACATCACCCCAATAGACGTAGCCCCGTTTTACATCCACAGAGATTCTGTAAGGATTTCGGTGCCCCATGGTATATATTTCGGGTCGTGTTTTTTCGGTACCCACTGGGAAAAGGTTTCCTTCAGGAATATCATAGCTACCATCTTCGTTGACCTTAATTCTAAGGATTTTGCCACGAAGGTCATTGGTGTTTCCAGAAGAGCGTCTGGCATCGTATTGTTGTTTTCCCGGTAAATCATTTAGAGGAGCATATCCGTTGTTCACATATTTTACATCTCGCTCATTAAAGGGAGTTGAATTATCCCCTGTTGATAAATACAGAAGATTATCGGGGCCAAAAGCAATGGAACCTCCAGTATGGCAGCATATCTCACGTTGGCTGTCCACCTCAAGGATGATTTGCTCAGAATCCATATCAAAAACGCCATCCTCAAACTTAAATCTTGAAAGTCTGTTTATCCACTTATCCCCCGTTGGTGAATAGTACACATAAATCCAATGGTTCTCAGCATAATTAGGGTCTTTTTGCAATCCCATTACGCCTTCTTCAGCATTTACCCCGGGGGTCTCCAAGGTTTTATAATATACATCCAGAAAGGCTACTTGGGAAAGTTCTTGGGTTTCATCGGAAAACAAGAGAATTTCTCCCCTACGCTGGGCAATAAGCACATCATTGTTTGGGAGAACTGTCATTTCTGTAGGCTCAAAAAACTGCCCGGTAGACAATACAACCTTGCTAAAGCGATCAGCCTCTGGCGGTATTTGCGATTTTGTCTTGGTATAATCCAATTCCAAATTCCTGCCAATGGCGTAATTGATGCCTCCCAAAAGATGTTTTAAAAACAATTCCTCAGAAAAACTCTCATCCGTATGCCCACCTGCCGTGTAAAAGGCTCGGCCACCATCAAACTCATGGTACCAGGCCATAGGGTGATATTCTCCATTTTCACCTCCTTCATAGGTAGACTCATCTACGGTAACCAGAACATTTACATCGTTGTTCAGATTTTTAAAATTGTACAGTTCATCGGTACGATGCCAAACGCTATCCGTAAAAAATTCGGTGGATGGATGATTCTTATCTTTTATAATGAAGTCCGCCTCCGGCGTACCTCTCGGATGGCTCAAAAATTGTGCACCCACTAATTTATTGTACCAACCCCAATCATATTCGGTATCCGTGGCCGCATGAATTCCAACATATCCTCCACCAGATTGAATATACCGCTCAAAAGCAGCTTCTTGCCTGTAGTCCAATACATTTCCGGTAGTACTCAAAAAAACAATCGCGGAATACTCTTTAAGTTGGTCATCGTTAAAAAGATCGGCATTGGTTGTGGTATCAACTTCAAAACCGTTTGCGGAACCTAACTTTTGAATGGCTTCTATCCCAGTAGGAATAGAGGCGTGGACATAGCCCTCTGTTTTTGAAAAGACCAACACTTTTGGGGCCCCACTTCTTTTTTTACTACAGCTTGTCAGACCCAATACAAGCATCACAGTGGTCAATACCAATAAATTTCTCATTAAAGTTAATTTAAGTGCAGCTAAAAATACATATATCTGAAGTACCGTGCCAAATTCAAATTTTAAATCTTACCCCAGTATTTCACATTTACACCAATAGATGATATATCCCGAACAGAATTTTAAGAAAACTTTAGGATCTATTGGGTTTATTGAAGTGAGACCAGCAAGGTCCAACCCTAACAAATGAAAAGAGGTACAACAAAAAGACTTCAGGAAATCGTAGTTTTATATACATAAACCTAAAAAACCAAACCAAATATGAAAAACCCCCTCAACAAATTGCAATTGCTTATCATCTTACTTCTTCTGGCTGCTTGCCAAGACAAGAATATACAACCTGTGGATTTGGCCATTCTAAATGCCAATGTAATTGATTTGGAATCTAGCAATATCGTGGTTAAAAATATGTATATCGCCGATGGTAAAATTAAATCCTTGGAGGATGTGGGTGCCAATAGTGCATACAAAGCTGATTCATTGATTGACGCTACTGGAAAATATGTATTGCCCGGTTTTTGGGATAATCACATTCATTTACGGGGAGGTGACACTTTGATTTCAAACAACAAAAACTTCTTAAAACTCTTTATAGCCAATGGCATCACCACAGTCAGGGATGCAGGAGGGGATTTGACCACCTCGGTCATGGAATGGAAAAAGCAGATTGCCAATGAAGACTTGGTAGGCCCCACCATATTCACCTCAGGCCCAAAGATTGATGGGCCAAACTCAACCTGGGCCGGGTCGCTTGTTGTAGATAATGAAGCGGATATTTCAATGGCTTTGGATTCGCTCCAAGCACTGAATGTTGATTTTGTGAAGTTGTACGACAGCCAATTTTCCGGTGAGCTTTACCTCAAAACTATCGAACAAACTGAAAAAAGAGGGTTAATTGTTTCCGGCCACATGCCTTTTACTGTGACGTTTGATGAAACGGTGGATGCTGGAATGGATGCCATCGAACATTTATATTATGTGATGAAAGGGTGCGCCAGTAATGAAGTGGAGATTACCGAAAATATGAAAAGAGGAGAAATGGGGTTTTGGGATGCCCTGCCTTTACTGATGAATGGGTATGCCGACAGTACCGCCCAACGCACGTTTCAAAAATTGAAGCAAAATAATGTTTTTGTGGTTACTACCCTTCATGTGGGGAATACCCTAAGTTATTTGGACGAAGTGGACCATACTAACGACCCTTATCTAAAATATATGGGCAAAGGAATTATAGCGACTTATCAAAGGAGAATTCAAAGTGCGCTCCGGTCATCTGAAGAAGCCCGAAAAAACAGAAAGGACCTGGATACCTTTTTTGGTCAGTTGGTAAAATCGTTGGATATTGCCGATGTAGGTCTTTTGGCCGGCTCAGATAGTGGTGCTTTCAACTCCTACGTGTATCCAGGAATTTCTTTGCACGATGAACTGAAAGCTATGGTAGAAGCAGGGATTTCTCCATTGGATGCTTTACGAACTTCAGCTTATAACGGCGCATTATTTTTGAAAAAATCCAACGATTATGGAACTATTTCAGAAGGAAAAGTTTCCGATTTGGTCATTTTAGAAGGTAATCCGTTGGAAGACATCGAACAAACCCAAAACATCTATGCTGTGCTCAAGGGAAACCAAGTATTTAGCAAAGAACAACTTAATGCACTTCTTGAAAGTGCAGTAATGGATTAAAAATCAAACTATGTTAGACCAAGTCATTTCTAAAAAACTGAATCACACCAACTATTGGGGTTTTATCCTATTACTCTTCTTTGCCATTCCCATTCGTGCACAGTACCTATTGCTCCCTGACCGTGTATTTGACGGGGAGGAAATGCATTCAGGGTGGGTAGTAGCCGTAAATGAAAACAAAATTGTTTATGCGGGTCCCGAAACAGGATTACAACGCGCCAACTCCTATCAACGAAAAGAATTAAAAGGTAAAACTTTGATGCCGGGTATCATTGAAGGACATTCCCATATCCTTTTGCATCCCTACAATGAAACGGAATGGAACGACCAGGTCCTCAAAGAATCCTCGGCAGAAAGGGCCGTTCGTGCAACCGTGCATGCCAAAAAGTCCCTTATGGCCGGCGTAACTACTATGCGCGACCTTGGTTCTGAAGGCGCTGGCTACACAGATGTATATCTCAAGAAAACCATTGATGAGGGGATTATTCCCGGTCCCCGATTACTGGTGGCCGGCCCTGCTATTGTGGCAACGGGAGCCTACGGCCCAAAAGGCTTTCACGAAGGAGTTACTGTTCCATTGGGCGCTGTCCCTGTGAGCGGCAAAGCTGAAGCCATTAAAGAAGTTCGAAATCAAATGGGTGGCGGGGCCAATCTCATAAAAATTTATGCCGACTACCGTTGGGCCAAGGATGAACCTTCCCAAGCTACCTTTTTACAAGAAGAAATAGACGCCATGGTTGCTACGGCTACCACCGCGGGTCGCTACGTGGTGGCGCACGCCAGCACTCCTGAAGGAATGAAACGTGCCATTTTAGGCGGAGTGGAAACTATTGAGCATGGTGATGGCGGCACATCCGAAATTTTCAAACTTATGAAAGAGCATAATGTGGCCCTTTGTGCCACACTTGCTGCCGGTGATGCCACTGAGCAATATAAAGGGTGGCAAAAGGACAGGGAACCCGACACCGATAGAATCGTTCAGAAGAAAAAATCTTTTGCACTTGCCTTGGAATCTGGAGTGGATATTGTCTTTGGAGGGGATGTGGGCGTGTTTCCACACGGTGAAAACTATAGGGAGATAGAACTTATGGTGTATTATGGCATGCAACCGCTAAATGTTTTACAATCTGCGACTTCGGTAAATGCTCAAATATTTCATCTGGATGATTTGGGAAGAATTCAACCAGAATATTTGGCCGACATCATTGCTGTGGAAGGAAATCCTATCGAGAACATTGCACTAATGCGAGAGGTGAAATTTGTGATGAAGGATGGGGTTATCTACAAAGACGAATAACAAGTCCATTAACATCCTTTTAAGAAAACCACTTTTGGTTTTTGGTATCTTTAGCCGACTAATTGACTCAACAATGAAAAAGCCTCTTTACCTCTTGATGCTTCTCGCATCTGTATCTCTATTTTCCCAAGAATTTTCAATGGACTTGCTCCAAGACATCAAACCCAGAAACATTGGCCCCGCTGGAATGAGCGGTAGGGTTACCACCATTGACGTGCTGCATTCCAATCCTGATGTGATGTACGTCGGCACCGCTTCTGGTGGTTTATGGAAATCTAGCTCTGGTGGCATCAAATGGGAACCTGTTTTTGATGATCAAGTCACCGCATCTATTGGTGCCGTGGCCATCCAACAGTCGAACCCCTCTGTTATATGGGTGGGTACGGGTGAAGGGAATCCCAGAAACAGTCTTAACGGAGGCTACGGCGTCTACAAATCCTTGGATGGCGGTAAAACATGGAAATCCATGGGATTGGAAAAAACCCGGCACATTCATCGCGTCATTATTGACCCAACCAACCCTGATATTGTTTACGTAGGGGCTATTGGTTCCCCTTGGGGCGAGCACCCAGAACGTGGTGTCTTTAAAACCACCGATGGTGGTAAAACCTGGGAAAAGGTATTGTTCGTCAACAACAAAACCGGGGTGGCCGATTTGGTCATGGACCCCACAAACCCCAATAAATTGATTGCGGCCATATGGGAACACAAACGCGAGCCTTGGTTCTTTAAATCAGGTGGGGAAGGAAGTGGATTATACATGACTCATGACGGAGGCGCTACTTGGAAAGAAATTACAGATGAAGATGGATTGCCCAAAGGCGAATTGGGACGAATTGGCATTGCGATTGCCCGAAACAAACCCAATATTGTCTACGCTTTGGTGGAAGCAAAGAAGAATGCCCTTTACAAATCAACAGACGGTGGATTCAAATGGGAAAAAATCAATGATAAAAACGATATAGGCAACCGTCCTTTCTATTATTCGGAAATTTATGTGGATCCTCAAAATGAGAATAGGGTGTACTCCGTTTTCACCTACATCAATGTTTCAGAGGATGGTGGTAAAAACTTCACCCAATTGATGCCTGCCTACGGTGTGAGCAATGGGGTCCACCCAGACCACCATGCCTGGTGGATTCACCCCGAAAATGGTCAATTTATGTTGGATGGTAATGATGGTGGATTGAACATCACCAAAAATGGTGGTAAAACCTGGCGTTTTATCGGAAACTTGCCAGTGGCCCAATTTTATCACATCAGTACGGACAATGAGTTCCCGTACAATGTGTACGGAGGGATGCAAGACAATGGTTCTTGGCGAGGACCTGCCTATGTTTGGAAAGAGCAGGGCATACGCAATAGCTATTGGCAGGAAATTGCATTTGGTGATGGTTTTGATGTCGTCCCAGATAAAGACAATAGTCAATTTGGTTACGCTATGAGTCAACAAGGTCATGTACGGCGTTACGATTGGATCACCGGAAACAACTATACCGTCCGCCCTACCCCACCCGACCCGGAAACCATGCTCCGATTCAATTGGAATGCGGCCATTGGTCAAGACCCGTTTGATAACAGTACGGTCTATTTTGGAAGTCAGTTTGTGCATAAATCATCTGATAAGGGGCTGACTTGGGAAGTGATATCTCCAGATTTAACTACCAATGATCCTGAAAAACAGAAACAAAGTGAAAGTGGTGGTCTTACCATGGATGCCACCGGAGCAGAAAACCATTGCACCATCATTGTCATTGAACCTTCCCCTGTTGAAAAGGATATGCTATGGGTAGGTACCGATGATGGTCGGGTTCATTTTACCCAAAATGGTGGCACTTCATGGACGGAGGTTACCAACAACATCAAAGGTTTGCCAAAAGGCAGTTGGATTCCGCAGATAAAAGCTTCACACAACAATAAAGGGGAAGCACTATTGATTGCCAACGATTATCGAAGGTTTAATTATACGCCCTACGCTTATAGAACCAAGGATTATGGGAAAACGTGGACCCGCATCGTGGACCAAAACGATGTGGAAAGCTATACCCTTTCCATCGTTGAAGACCCAGAAAACCCGAACCTGATGTTCTTGGGCACCGATGATGGTCTCTATATTTCTTTGGATGCTGGAAATAATTGGAAAAAATGGAATAAGAGCTTCCCAACGGTATCCACAAAAGATTTGGCCATCCATCCAAGAGAACAGGATTTGGTCATTGGCACCTTTGGAAGGGCCGCTTGGGTGTTGGATGACATTCGTCCGCTTCGCACGTTGGCTGGAAATACATCCATCCTGCAAAAGGAGGTTGCCCTTTTTAAAAGTCCAGATGCCTATTTGGCCGCCTACCAACAACCTACCGGAAGTCGGTTTGGGGGTGACGCTCTCTACAATGGAGAAAACAGGGATTCTGGTGCCATGATTACCTACTATTTGAAAGAAGGAAATAAAAAAGACAAAGAACCTAAGCAAAAAGAGGAAGGTGATGACGCATCCAAATCTGAAGAGAAATCCATGGAAAAAACCAAAGATTCCATCTTCTTTGAATTTTACGATGGCGACAGATTGATTCGAACCTTAAAATACAAGACTCCTAAAAAGGCAGGTTTTCACAGAATTTACTGGAACTTGGATGAAAAGGGGCCTGACTCACCGTCGCGAACCATCTCAAAAAGCAAAACAGAATCCGGTGGAATCAATGTAAAACCGGGGACTTACAAAGTAAAAGTCAACTATGGCGAAACATTCGATTCCACTTCGGTAACGGTAAAAACTGACCCCAGATTGAATACTTCCATGGCATCCATCAATGAGGTATACGAATTGGGCAAACGATTGGAAAAACACACCCAGACTGCTGCGGATGCGGTAAAACAATTGGTGGAAAGCAAGAATTTGGCCGAAAAGTATCAAAAAGAGCTCAAAAACTTGGACAAAGAAAAGTACAAGGACCAAATTGAGGCTTCCAAAACCATTACCAAACAAATCGATTCCGTAATTGCCCTCTATCTTGGAAAAGAAGACAAGCGCCAAGGGATTACCCGAAATCCGGAACCTTCAGTTATGTTGCGTTTGAATACGGCCGAATCCTACGTGAATTCAAGGAAAACAGGAATTACCAGTACGGAAACCAGACTAGTGGAATTTGCAGAAGAGGAGTTAAGAATTGCTTTGGACAAGACCAATGTATTCTTCAACGAAAAATGGAAACCCTACCGTGAATCCATAGAATTATTGGATTTGTCGCCCTTTAAAGAAACCAAAACCTTTAGCTTAGATTAATGACAAAAAATTTGCGAAGAATATCGACTTTATTGGTCGCCCTTATTACTATGAGTATTGTGAATGCCCAAGAAACCGGAGAGGACAAATTGGGTGCGTGGTATATGTATTTTGGAACCAATAAAATTGCAGAGCGATTCAGTCTTCATACCGAAGCGCAGTTCCGTTTTTACGAAACCACCAGTAATTTCAATCAGCTTTTATTGCGAACTGGACTCAACTATCACATCAACCCCAATGCCATAGCCACTGGGGGTTATGGTTTTATTTCTACCGACGGTACGTTTGAAGAGTTTCCCAACGAAACCAACAGTAAGGAACACCGAATCTTTGAGCAATTTATTCTAAAGAATAAAGTCTGGGAGTTTCTCTTTGAACATCGGTATCGGTTGGAGCAGCGTTTTCTTGATTTTGGGGATGTTACCGATACGCAACACAGAGCGCGTTATCGTATTCAAATGACCTTGCCCCTGAGTGATACATTTTTCTTGAACTTTTACGATGAGCTGTTCATCAACCTGCAAGATGATTTGTTCGGGCAAAATCGATTGTATGGCGCTGTAGGTGCACATATCACTGAAAACAGTAGTGTTCAAGTTGGCTACTTAAGGAATCAATTCACCAATGCAGTCTATGACCGTTTACAAATTGGGTTCTTCTACAATCCAGATTTAAGGGGACTTTTTAAAAAGCAGGGTGAAGATGGGGATTAACCCTTAAAGCCGCATGTGCCGGATATCAAAATAGTCCAGCTCCAGTTCAATGGTGGCATTATAGATTTTACGTAAAGATTTTACGTAATCCTTCTGATCAATATAACCTTTTAGCTTATTTTGCTTTAAACGTTGATAGCCTTTACAAAAAGATTTTCTCTTTTTGCAATAAATCATAAAGTTGATATAGTTGGAAGCTAAATGGGTCAATTTATTATGGTTTAGCGATATAGTTATTCAATATATATTACTAACGATTCAACTGGAAAATTCGTATTATCTTAAATTAAAATCAAAAAAATGGATTGACAGGCTAAATTGTTGACATCACTCCAAATATTAAGTACCTTAGATTTAAACCTAAAAATACTTATGATGAAAAAATTACAAGCACTTGCGCTGGGGTTGATATTAATAACGACCTTTAGCTGCAAGCAAACAAAAAAAGAAGCGGAAGAAACTTCCGAAGAAATAGAGGAAACCGTTGATCAAATGGCTGAAAAAATGGAGCCAACAGTCATTACGTTTAAAATGGAACCCAAAAGCGATAGTGGTGTGAGTGGAGATGTCACTTTTACCGAGGATGGCGACAAAGTTATGATGAAAGCTGTTTTTTCTGGTCTTTCCGAGGGTGAACACGCCATCCACCTCCACGAAAAAGCGGATTGTTCCGCGGATGATGGAACCTCAACCGGTGGACACTGGAACCCAACATTTCAACCGCATGGCCAATGGGGCGCAGAGGAAGGGTACCACAAAGGGGATATCGGTAATTTTACAGCCGATGCCGATGGTAACGCTACCGTGGAGTTTGAAACTGATGAGTGGTGCATTGGATGCGATGATGAAACCATGAATATTCTGGGCAAGGCCGTAATTGTCCACCAAGGTGTGGATGATTTTACTTCACAACCCAGTGGAGCAGCTGGTGCACGGATTTCTTGCACTGGAATTATTCAATAAACGAATATTAAAAAGCTGCCCAACTGGGCAGCTTTTTTTTCTCATTTTAATTACCTCAAAAGAAACTGCCATGAGTGAAAAAACCTATTCCAACGGAGAGATTACCGTGGTTTGGAAAGCAGAGCTTTGCCAACATGCGGGAGTCTGCGTAAAAATGCTGCCACAGGTGTACAATCCAAAAGAAAGACCTTGGATCAAGCCAGAAAATGCAACAACCCAAGAATTAAAGAATCAAATATCCAAATGTCCCTCAGGGGCATTGAGCTATATTGAAAACCATACCTAGTCCGATGGAACAGGAATATAAACTTGTTGATAATATTGAGGCCAAACAATTTCAATTTAATTTGGGCGATGCCATCGCAAAGATTGAATATATAAAGGCCAAGGAAAAAATCTACCTCACCCATACCGAAGTTCCCAGCTCGTATGAAGGCAAGGGTATTGGTTCAGCACTGATAAAACAGGCCTTGGAGCACATCAAATCCCAAGATTGGACCCTTATTCCCCTCTGCCCTTTCGTGGCGCTCTATCTAAAAAGACACCCAGAATGGAAAGAATTGGTGTTGAAGGGAATCAACATCGGATAATCCAGTTTCCCGAGGTTTTTCTTGTTGACAAAACCACTACTTTTGTCAGCTGACAACCAACCATGTCCAAACTCCAGCACACTTTCACCATCAATCCAGCCAAGAGTCCCTTTTTTTATGGGTATGTCATCCTGTTCATGGGCACCCTGGGGGTATACTGCAGTATTCCCGGGCAAACCATAGGGGTTTCGGTCTTTACGGATCCCGTAAAAGATGCATTGGGACTAAGCCGCAACCAATTCAGTAATGCCTATATGATCGGAACCATTATGAGTTCCCTGTTCATAAGCCGTGGTGGGGTTTGGTTCGATCGTTACGGTGCCCGTTATGTGGCCTTTTTTGCCACCTTGGTACTGGGCATTACTCTCCTACTCTGTTCATGGTCGGTTCAAATGAGCGAGTTCATTAAACAAGTCTTGAATCAAGAGACATGGATCATTCCATTTGTGTT
Encoded here:
- a CDS encoding YdeI family protein; this encodes MDHLPEHYFKNDAEWRTWLHENHDTSTGIHLIFYKVEHHKESMRWEEAVRVALCFGWIDSTVKSLGNGKRRQYFCPRKSKSVWSKVNKDHIKDLKSNGLMHKSGLEAINVAKKNGSWEALDDVENGVVPKELQKALKADKNAFENFENFTHSQRKSYLYWLNQAKREETRQKRIHEIVTLASKNIKYRNQR
- a CDS encoding ThuA domain-containing protein yields the protein MRNLLVLTTVMLVLGLTSCSKKRSGAPKVLVFSKTEGYVHASIPTGIEAIQKLGSANGFEVDTTTNADLFNDDQLKEYSAIVFLSTTGNVLDYRQEAAFERYIQSGGGYVGIHAATDTEYDWGWYNKLVGAQFLSHPRGTPEADFIIKDKNHPSTEFFTDSVWHRTDELYNFKNLNNDVNVLVTVDESTYEGGENGEYHPMAWYHEFDGGRAFYTAGGHTDESFSEELFLKHLLGGINYAIGRNLELDYTKTKSQIPPEADRFSKVVLSTGQFFEPTEMTVLPNNDVLIAQRRGEILLFSDETQELSQVAFLDVYYKTLETPGVNAEEGVMGLQKDPNYAENHWIYVYYSPTGDKWINRLSRFKFEDGVFDMDSEQIILEVDSQREICCHTGGSIAFGPDNLLYLSTGDNSTPFNERDVKYVNNGYAPLNDLPGKQQYDARRSSGNTNDLRGKILRIKVNEDGSYDIPEGNLFPVGTEKTRPEIYTMGHRNPYRISVDVKRGYVYWGDVGPDARADSLKTRGPRGYDEMNQAREPGNYGWPMFIGNNFAYKKYDYATGESGRVFNPEKPINDSKNNTGLRELPPAQPAYAYYHYGDTQEFPEFGSGGRNAMAGPTYWSDLYPNGGGLPAYYDGKVIIYDWMRNWMKAVHLFEDGSINKMEPFASEIELSNLIDMEMGPDGRVYLLEYGSGWFSANPDSGLGYIEFNGGNRPPVIDSFVVNTDSGSIPLSVTATVEAHDREGDAMSYIWDLGDGTTQETTEPTLTHTYSVAGSYKLNVTAKDSQGEEVSSIDQTIVAGNERPVVTIDLEQANTSFYVPGQPINYTVSVSDADGEVVEDNVYVSVEYRSGMDEVNMNLGHQQVSGAVMGKALTQGLDCKSCHKEKEASIGPNYLEVSEKYKSQRGATNYLMAKIIGGGSGVWGEVVMPAHPNVTQLEARQIAQYIQSLTGGGNKKPSLPLVGTVRPEAKENGEVFLLTASYTDQGTEVALPLTGSKTVVLASNTMTFPEGTPTEGMQALSFGGRNMQLLNSASGWLKMEDVDLSQVSNVTAIIGWRTPPNIPYTLELRLGAPDGKVLGTGKLEPSDLSGQSGAISIPIEKTAGVQEALYLTYKADGEKPSIFTVTQLLFNF
- a CDS encoding amidohydrolase family protein, which translates into the protein MKNPLNKLQLLIILLLLAACQDKNIQPVDLAILNANVIDLESSNIVVKNMYIADGKIKSLEDVGANSAYKADSLIDATGKYVLPGFWDNHIHLRGGDTLISNNKNFLKLFIANGITTVRDAGGDLTTSVMEWKKQIANEDLVGPTIFTSGPKIDGPNSTWAGSLVVDNEADISMALDSLQALNVDFVKLYDSQFSGELYLKTIEQTEKRGLIVSGHMPFTVTFDETVDAGMDAIEHLYYVMKGCASNEVEITENMKRGEMGFWDALPLLMNGYADSTAQRTFQKLKQNNVFVVTTLHVGNTLSYLDEVDHTNDPYLKYMGKGIIATYQRRIQSALRSSEEARKNRKDLDTFFGQLVKSLDIADVGLLAGSDSGAFNSYVYPGISLHDELKAMVEAGISPLDALRTSAYNGALFLKKSNDYGTISEGKVSDLVILEGNPLEDIEQTQNIYAVLKGNQVFSKEQLNALLESAVMD
- a CDS encoding amidohydrolase family protein, translated to MLDQVISKKLNHTNYWGFILLLFFAIPIRAQYLLLPDRVFDGEEMHSGWVVAVNENKIVYAGPETGLQRANSYQRKELKGKTLMPGIIEGHSHILLHPYNETEWNDQVLKESSAERAVRATVHAKKSLMAGVTTMRDLGSEGAGYTDVYLKKTIDEGIIPGPRLLVAGPAIVATGAYGPKGFHEGVTVPLGAVPVSGKAEAIKEVRNQMGGGANLIKIYADYRWAKDEPSQATFLQEEIDAMVATATTAGRYVVAHASTPEGMKRAILGGVETIEHGDGGTSEIFKLMKEHNVALCATLAAGDATEQYKGWQKDREPDTDRIVQKKKSFALALESGVDIVFGGDVGVFPHGENYREIELMVYYGMQPLNVLQSATSVNAQIFHLDDLGRIQPEYLADIIAVEGNPIENIALMREVKFVMKDGVIYKDE
- a CDS encoding DUF2490 domain-containing protein, with the translated sequence MTKNLRRISTLLVALITMSIVNAQETGEDKLGAWYMYFGTNKIAERFSLHTEAQFRFYETTSNFNQLLLRTGLNYHINPNAIATGGYGFISTDGTFEEFPNETNSKEHRIFEQFILKNKVWEFLFEHRYRLEQRFLDFGDVTDTQHRARYRIQMTLPLSDTFFLNFYDELFINLQDDLFGQNRLYGAVGAHITENSSVQVGYLRNQFTNAVYDRLQIGFFYNPDLRGLFKKQGEDGD
- a CDS encoding superoxide dismutase family protein, yielding MKKLQALALGLILITTFSCKQTKKEAEETSEEIEETVDQMAEKMEPTVITFKMEPKSDSGVSGDVTFTEDGDKVMMKAVFSGLSEGEHAIHLHEKADCSADDGTSTGGHWNPTFQPHGQWGAEEGYHKGDIGNFTADADGNATVEFETDEWCIGCDDETMNILGKAVIVHQGVDDFTSQPSGAAGARISCTGIIQ